From one Streptomyces sp. R41 genomic stretch:
- a CDS encoding ABC transporter permease: MAAVTEAPPLAPAPAEKPPRKRGRLVPYWLLLPGILWLVVFFALPMIYQASTSVQTGSLEEGYKVTWHFATYWDALADYWPQFLRSVLYAGAATILCLVLGYPLAYLIAFRAGRWRNLIMILVIAPFFTSFLIRTLAWKTILADGGPVVGTLNSLHVLDVTSWLGITSGDRVLATPLAVVCGLTYNFLPFMILPLYSSLERIDGRLHEAAGDLYAAPFTTFRKVTFPLSMPGVVSGTLLTFIPASGDYVNADLLGSTDTRMVGNVIQTQFLRILDYPTAAALSFILMAAILIMVTLYIRKSGTEDLV, from the coding sequence ATGGCCGCCGTCACCGAGGCGCCACCCCTGGCGCCCGCTCCCGCCGAGAAGCCGCCCCGCAAACGCGGCCGTCTCGTCCCGTACTGGCTGCTCCTGCCCGGCATCCTCTGGCTGGTCGTCTTCTTCGCGCTGCCGATGATCTACCAGGCCTCCACGTCCGTGCAGACGGGCTCCCTGGAGGAGGGCTACAAGGTCACCTGGCACTTCGCGACCTACTGGGACGCCCTGGCCGACTACTGGCCGCAGTTCCTGCGCTCGGTCCTGTACGCGGGTGCCGCGACGATCCTGTGCCTGGTGCTCGGCTACCCGCTCGCGTACCTCATCGCGTTCCGCGCGGGCCGCTGGCGCAACCTGATCATGATCCTGGTGATCGCGCCGTTCTTCACCAGCTTCCTGATCCGTACGCTCGCCTGGAAGACGATCCTCGCGGACGGCGGCCCGGTCGTCGGCACCCTCAACTCGCTGCACGTCCTGGACGTCACCAGCTGGCTCGGCATCACGTCCGGCGACCGCGTGCTGGCCACGCCGCTCGCGGTGGTCTGCGGTCTGACGTACAACTTCCTGCCGTTCATGATCCTGCCGCTCTACAGCTCGCTGGAGCGGATCGACGGACGACTGCACGAGGCGGCGGGCGACCTGTACGCGGCGCCCTTCACGACCTTCCGGAAGGTCACCTTCCCGCTGTCGATGCCCGGTGTCGTCTCCGGCACGCTGCTGACCTTCATCCCGGCCAGCGGTGACTACGTGAACGCCGATCTGCTCGGCTCCACGGACACCCGCATGGTCGGCAACGTCATCCAGACCCAATTCCTGCGGATTCTCGACTATCCGACGGCCGCGGCACTTTCGTTCATTCTGATGGCCGCGATCCTCATCATGGTCACGCTCTACATCCGCAAGTCCGGGACGGAGGATCTGGTTTAA
- a CDS encoding McrC family protein: MLTLREYETRVVDGVRLSAADRALCAGEQLAARLQVRELAGGRLELTAGPCVGVVRLDACEIRVLPKYLGEELDVLRMLEYAAGRGLPALDAARTVGAGAPHLRDLVALLVTEHCDRLLARGVRRDYVTVEDELPAVRGRLLAERQVLRHYGRLDRLACRFDEHDTDIVDNRLCAAAIDLAARTAHSPAVRARARRAAHRFAQVAPTRLGDLRTVLAGLDYHRHNSHYAQAHRWAALLLSGGGIADLFSPGPLASRAFLIDMNVLFESFATRLLREAADGTGFTVRDQARHGGVLHDERTGRSYTEVRPDVLLCGSVDGAPLRRPVDVKYKLYDGRRLTTPDLYQAFLYAHALSREPGEGTPTCVLLHPGGASASRESVAVRRWDGTTSARVRSVSLDLPSLLGALGGAERRTTLARVLRAVLD; encoded by the coding sequence GTGCTGACGCTGCGGGAGTACGAGACGAGAGTGGTCGACGGTGTGCGGCTGAGCGCCGCCGACCGGGCGCTCTGCGCAGGCGAACAGCTGGCCGCGCGCCTCCAGGTGCGTGAACTCGCGGGCGGCCGACTGGAATTGACCGCCGGTCCATGCGTCGGGGTCGTCCGCCTCGACGCGTGCGAGATTCGCGTGCTGCCCAAGTATCTGGGCGAGGAGCTCGACGTCCTGCGCATGCTGGAGTACGCGGCGGGCCGGGGCCTGCCCGCGCTGGACGCGGCGCGCACGGTAGGTGCGGGAGCTCCGCATCTCCGGGACCTGGTCGCCCTCCTGGTGACCGAGCACTGCGATCGGCTGCTGGCACGCGGGGTGCGCCGCGACTATGTGACGGTCGAGGACGAACTCCCGGCGGTCCGCGGCCGCCTGCTGGCCGAGCGTCAGGTCCTGCGGCACTACGGACGGCTGGACCGGCTGGCCTGCCGGTTCGACGAACACGACACGGACATCGTGGACAACCGGCTGTGCGCCGCCGCCATCGATCTCGCGGCGCGCACGGCGCACTCCCCCGCCGTGCGCGCCAGGGCCCGGCGCGCGGCGCACCGGTTCGCGCAGGTCGCGCCGACGCGGCTCGGCGATCTGCGGACAGTCCTGGCAGGGCTCGACTACCACCGGCACAACAGCCACTACGCACAGGCGCATCGTTGGGCGGCACTGCTGCTGTCCGGCGGCGGCATCGCGGACTTGTTCTCCCCCGGCCCGCTCGCGTCCCGGGCGTTCCTCATCGACATGAACGTCCTGTTCGAGTCCTTCGCGACGCGGTTGCTGCGAGAGGCCGCCGACGGCACCGGCTTCACCGTCCGGGACCAGGCGCGGCACGGCGGAGTGCTGCACGACGAGCGAACCGGCCGCTCCTACACCGAAGTGCGGCCCGACGTCCTGCTCTGCGGCAGCGTCGACGGAGCACCGCTGCGGCGCCCCGTCGACGTCAAGTACAAGCTGTACGACGGCAGAAGACTGACCACCCCCGACCTCTACCAGGCCTTTCTCTACGCTCACGCGCTGTCCCGGGAGCCCGGTGAGGGCACGCCCACGTGTGTCCTGCTCCATCCCGGCGGAGCGTCGGCGTCACGCGAGAGCGTCGCCGTACGCCGCTGGGACGGCACTACGTCGGCCCGCGTACGCTCCGTGTCGCTGGACCTGCCGTCGCTGCTCGGCGCTCTGGGTGGCGCCGAGCGCAGGACGACCCTCGCGAGGGTGCTCAGGGCAGTGCTGGACTGA
- a CDS encoding NAD(P)/FAD-dependent oxidoreductase, with translation MAPSAMTSGNHWTKSLSDAQPVSFWLDDPGKPHPEPALTGAETCDLLVVGGGYSGLWTALIAKEREPGRDVVLVEGREAGWAASGRNGGFCAASLTHGLANGLTRWPDEIKKLEELGARNLDEIEAAVARYSLDCDFERSGEIDVATEPHQAAELRQWHEELEREGLAEGVEFLDTEAVREQVDSPTFLAGLHDRRGVAMLHPAKLAWGLKRACLELGVRVYEHTPALQLKPYGAGMAVRTPYGSIRARRVALGTNIFPNLVKRVRSYTVPVYDYALMTEPLTADQLASIGWKNRQGLGDSANRFHYFRLSADNRILWGGYDAIYPYGGRVRAEYDDRPETYAKLAGHFFTCFPQLEGLRFTHAWGGAIDTCSRFSAFFGTAHQGKVAYAAGYTGLGVGATRFGADVMLDLLAGERTERTELEMVRKKPLPFPPEPFAWTGIALTKWSLARADSHGGRRNLWLKAMDKLGLGFDS, from the coding sequence ATGGCCCCAAGCGCCATGACAAGTGGGAATCATTGGACGAAGTCTCTTTCCGACGCCCAGCCGGTCTCCTTCTGGCTGGACGACCCCGGCAAGCCCCACCCCGAGCCCGCGCTCACCGGCGCCGAGACCTGCGACCTGCTGGTCGTCGGCGGCGGCTACAGCGGACTGTGGACCGCGCTGATCGCCAAGGAGCGCGAGCCGGGGCGCGATGTGGTCCTCGTCGAAGGCCGTGAGGCGGGCTGGGCCGCCTCCGGCCGCAACGGCGGCTTCTGCGCCGCCTCCCTCACGCACGGTCTGGCCAACGGGCTCACCCGCTGGCCGGACGAGATCAAGAAACTGGAGGAGCTGGGCGCCCGCAACCTCGACGAGATCGAGGCGGCGGTCGCCCGCTACTCCCTCGACTGCGACTTCGAGCGCAGCGGCGAGATCGACGTGGCCACCGAGCCGCACCAGGCGGCCGAACTGCGCCAGTGGCACGAGGAGCTGGAGCGCGAGGGCCTCGCGGAGGGCGTCGAGTTCCTGGACACCGAAGCGGTACGGGAACAAGTCGACTCACCGACATTCCTCGCCGGGCTGCACGACCGCCGCGGCGTCGCCATGCTGCACCCCGCCAAGCTCGCCTGGGGCCTGAAGCGGGCCTGTCTGGAGCTCGGGGTGCGGGTGTACGAGCACACGCCCGCGCTCCAGCTGAAGCCGTACGGCGCCGGCATGGCCGTACGCACTCCATACGGCTCGATCCGCGCACGCCGGGTCGCGCTCGGCACGAACATCTTCCCGAACCTGGTCAAGCGCGTGCGCTCGTACACCGTGCCGGTCTACGACTACGCGCTGATGACCGAGCCGCTCACCGCCGACCAGCTGGCGTCCATCGGCTGGAAGAACCGCCAGGGCCTCGGGGATTCGGCGAACCGGTTCCACTACTTCCGGCTGTCGGCGGACAACCGGATCCTGTGGGGCGGCTACGACGCGATCTACCCGTACGGCGGCCGGGTACGCGCCGAGTACGACGACCGCCCGGAGACCTACGCCAAGCTCGCCGGGCACTTCTTCACCTGTTTCCCGCAGCTGGAGGGGCTCCGGTTCACGCACGCCTGGGGCGGTGCGATCGACACCTGCTCGCGGTTCTCGGCCTTCTTCGGCACGGCCCACCAGGGCAAGGTCGCGTACGCGGCGGGTTACACCGGCCTCGGCGTGGGCGCCACCCGGTTCGGCGCGGACGTGATGCTCGACCTGCTGGCGGGGGAGCGTACGGAGCGCACCGAGCTGGAGATGGTCCGCAAGAAGCCGCTGCCGTTCCCGCCCGAGCCCTTCGCCTGGACCGGCATCGCGCTCACCAAGTGGTCGCTCGCACGGGCGGACTCGCACGGCGGTCGGCGCAATCTGTGGCTGAAGGCGATGGACAAGCTGGGGCTCGGCTTCGACAGTTAG
- a CDS encoding chitinase, translated as MDRTGRAGPFLRRRLIAVCTATVLAVPGLAALSSAARAADADLAKNGGFESGLDSWTCTAGGTVNSPVRSGSSALKATPAGSDYAQCSQTVTVKPDSQYTLSGYVRGTYVYLGASGTGTTDVSTWTQSATDWQQLTTTFRTGASTTKVTIYTHGWYGTGTYYADDLSLVGPGVDIGLPPAAPTGLAVGTVTSSSVALSWSAVAGATGYAVYRDGVKVQTASGTSATVNGLSPSTAYSFQVAATNDAGESAKSATVTATTSAGSGGGSSDLPTHALVGYLHASFANGAGYTRMADVPDSWDVIDLAFGEPTSTTSGDIRFTRCPVTECPTVESDADFKAAIKAKQAAGKKVLISIGGQNGQVQLATAAARDTFVSSVSKIIDTYGLDGLDIDFEGHSLSLDAADTNFKSPTTPVIVNLISALKTLKAKYGSKFVLSMAPETFFVQLGYQYYGTGKWGGQDPRAGAYLPVIHALRDDLTLLHVQDYNSGSIMGLDNQYHSMGGADFHIAMTDMLLTGFPVAGDANNVFPPLRPDQIAIGMPASTNAGNGYVSPAEVNKTLDCLTKKTNCGSYATHGTWPGLRGLMTWSVNWDRYGSWEFSKNFDGYFG; from the coding sequence GTGGATCGCACCGGACGCGCTGGACCGTTCCTGCGTCGCAGACTCATCGCCGTGTGCACGGCCACCGTCCTGGCCGTACCCGGCCTCGCCGCGCTCTCGTCGGCCGCCCGTGCGGCCGACGCGGACCTCGCCAAGAACGGCGGGTTCGAATCGGGCCTGGACAGCTGGACCTGTACGGCGGGCGGCACCGTCAATTCACCGGTACGGAGCGGCAGTTCGGCTCTGAAGGCGACCCCGGCCGGCAGTGACTACGCGCAGTGCTCCCAGACGGTGACCGTCAAACCCGACTCCCAGTACACCCTCTCCGGCTACGTCCGGGGCACCTACGTCTACCTCGGCGCGAGCGGCACCGGTACCACGGACGTCTCCACCTGGACCCAGTCCGCGACCGACTGGCAGCAGCTCACCACCACGTTCCGCACCGGCGCGTCCACCACCAAGGTCACGATCTACACGCACGGCTGGTACGGCACCGGCACCTACTACGCCGACGACCTCTCCCTGGTCGGCCCCGGCGTGGACATCGGCCTGCCCCCGGCCGCGCCCACGGGCCTGGCGGTCGGCACGGTCACGTCATCGAGCGTCGCCCTGTCCTGGTCCGCGGTGGCCGGCGCGACGGGTTACGCCGTCTACCGCGACGGCGTCAAAGTCCAGACGGCCAGCGGCACTTCGGCGACAGTGAACGGACTGTCCCCCTCGACGGCGTACTCGTTCCAGGTCGCCGCGACGAATGACGCGGGCGAGTCGGCGAAGTCGGCGACGGTCACCGCGACCACGTCCGCGGGCTCGGGCGGAGGCTCTTCGGACCTCCCGACCCACGCCCTCGTCGGCTACCTCCACGCGAGCTTCGCGAACGGCGCCGGGTACACCCGCATGGCCGACGTCCCCGACAGCTGGGACGTGATCGACCTGGCCTTCGGTGAACCGACCTCCACCACCTCGGGCGACATCCGCTTCACCCGCTGCCCGGTCACCGAGTGCCCGACGGTCGAGAGCGACGCCGATTTCAAGGCGGCGATCAAGGCGAAGCAGGCGGCGGGCAAGAAGGTCCTGATCTCGATCGGCGGTCAGAACGGCCAGGTGCAGCTGGCGACTGCGGCGGCGAGGGACACCTTCGTGTCGTCCGTCTCGAAGATCATCGACACCTACGGCCTGGACGGCCTGGACATCGACTTCGAGGGCCACTCGCTCTCGCTCGACGCCGCCGACACGAATTTCAAGAGCCCGACCACGCCGGTGATCGTCAACCTCATCTCGGCGCTGAAGACCCTGAAGGCCAAGTACGGCTCGAAGTTCGTCCTGAGCATGGCCCCGGAGACCTTCTTCGTCCAACTCGGCTACCAGTACTACGGCACGGGCAAGTGGGGCGGCCAGGACCCGCGCGCGGGCGCCTACCTCCCCGTCATCCACGCCCTTCGCGACGACCTGACCCTCCTGCACGTCCAGGACTACAACTCCGGCTCGATCATGGGCCTCGACAACCAGTACCACTCCATGGGCGGCGCAGACTTCCATATCGCCATGACCGACATGCTCCTCACCGGCTTCCCGGTCGCCGGCGACGCGAACAACGTCTTCCCACCCCTGCGCCCCGACCAGATCGCCATCGGCATGCCCGCCTCGACGAACGCCGGCAACGGCTACGTATCACCGGCGGAGGTGAACAAGACCCTCGACTGCCTCACCAAGAAGACCAACTGCGGTTCGTACGCCACCCACGGCACCTGGCCGGGCCTGCGCGGCCTGATGACGTGGTCGGTCAACTGGGACCGGTACGGGAGCTGGGAGTTCTCGAAGAACTTCGACGGGTACTTCGGCTGA
- a CDS encoding ABC transporter permease, with protein MAFVRWLKRHLVVIAGLLTLGYLLLPNVIVTVFSFNKPKGRFNYEWQQFSTDAWRDPCGVADMCGSLSISLQIAVWATIGATVLGTMIAFALVRYRFRARGAVNSLIFLPMAMPEVVMAASLLTLFLNMGAQLGFWTILIAHIMFCLSFVVTAVKARVMSMDPRLEQAAQDLYAGPAQTFLRVTLPIAAPGIAAGALLAFALSFDDFIITNFNAGSTVTFPMFVWGSAQRGTPVQINVIGTAMFLVAVLFVLAGMVIGNRRNKQKA; from the coding sequence ATGGCCTTCGTACGCTGGCTCAAGCGCCATCTCGTCGTCATCGCGGGACTGCTGACGCTCGGATATCTGCTGCTGCCCAATGTCATCGTCACGGTGTTCTCCTTCAACAAGCCGAAGGGGCGCTTCAACTACGAATGGCAGCAGTTCTCGACCGACGCCTGGCGCGACCCGTGCGGGGTCGCCGACATGTGCGGGTCGCTCTCGATCAGCCTGCAGATCGCCGTCTGGGCGACCATCGGGGCCACCGTCCTCGGCACGATGATCGCCTTCGCGCTGGTCCGCTACCGCTTCCGGGCGCGCGGCGCGGTGAACTCGCTGATCTTCCTGCCGATGGCGATGCCCGAGGTCGTGATGGCCGCCTCGCTGCTCACCCTCTTCCTCAACATGGGTGCTCAGTTGGGATTCTGGACGATCCTGATCGCCCACATCATGTTCTGCCTCAGCTTTGTCGTCACCGCCGTCAAGGCGCGTGTCATGTCGATGGACCCGCGCCTGGAGCAGGCCGCGCAGGACCTGTACGCCGGTCCCGCGCAGACCTTCCTCCGGGTCACCCTGCCCATCGCGGCCCCCGGAATCGCCGCGGGCGCGCTGCTCGCCTTCGCGCTCTCCTTCGACGACTTCATCATCACCAATTTCAACGCGGGCTCGACCGTCACCTTCCCCATGTTCGTCTGGGGTTCGGCGCAGCGCGGAACACCCGTTCAGATCAACGTCATCGGTACGGCCATGTTCCTCGTCGCCGTACTGTTCGTCCTGGCCGGAATGGTCATCGGCAATCGCCGGAACAAGCAAAAGGCATAA